A window of Adhaeribacter arboris genomic DNA:
AGAATGGTTTGATGTTTGGAATTACAAACTTTATTTGACAGCTAAAATCAAAGGACAACAAAAAACAAGCCTTCTTGCTGCCCAACCTAATTTTGACGACCAAATGATAAACATAATTTTTGCAGGCGACATTGACGGGGACGGAATTTTAGATTTCATAATTGATACTTCAAGACATTACAATGCAACAAGTCCGACAATTTATTTGTCAACACCTGCTGACAATGGAGAAGTAGTAAAACCAATTGGAGGACATACAAGTGTTGGATGCTGAAAGAATTGCTGCTGCTAACATGGTATTGCCGAAAGCGGGGCTGAACGGCTTCGATTGAACTTTTTTACTATATTTAAACTGTGGTATTTCTGTTGAGCGTCAGTGCTAAAACTCCCCGCCTTCGGCAATACCCGAAACGTTGTAGGCAATTTTTATGGACGACACACTCAATAATTTTAAAGTTACAGACAGACAAACTTTCATTAAGTTCCTTGACTTATTGCGTCAAGACTATTTGAATAATCCTGACAGTTGGGAAAACAAAACACTGCCTGACTTTTTAGAATCGTTAAGTAATTATGCAGAAGATATTCAGGGCTACTATGACAATATGAAATAAGACGTAAATGCTGACCAACCAAACTGGCAAACTTTCGCCGACATTTTTAAAGGTGCGACAATCTACGAGTGAAATAATAACAATATGCGGACAGATGACCTGATAATCGTGAAAGCAAAAACTACAATGAAGACGACAGCAGAAGGTGGCAGACAACACGGCTTCAAATCAGGTTATAGACCTAACCATGTACTTGAACTTCCAGACGATTTACGAAACTTA
This region includes:
- a CDS encoding DUF7660 family protein; its protein translation is MNNPDSWENKTLPDFLESLSNYAEDIQGYYDNMK